In the Roseibium sp. HPY-6 genome, one interval contains:
- the cobT gene encoding cobaltochelatase subunit CobT, producing the protein MAPRPGHNTLPGNKPAPSTEPFKQSVSGTMRAISGEAELEVLFSGDRPGLSGMTARLPEPSRKVTARDVAVTRGLSDSMALRIACHDKTVHSKNLPQGSEARAIFEAVEQARCEAVGARRMQGVAENLAVMLDDRFRKSGAPDISSREEAPLQDALSLIVRERLTGQLPPESAKNLVDMWRGWVEDKAGAELDLLQSEVEDQSSFANRFRDVLKSLDMGDDLGDQDQDADPDQSEDDGNNEESETGEDDENDSGEQEASPQDMELSGEEQEAGDTEAADMDMEDIVEQDMAEDSEEPGESDRQDTPFSNRPETDYRVFTQQFDETVTAEELCDTAELDRLRGFLDKQLTHLQGAVARLANRLQRKLMAQQNRAWDFDLEEGLLDTARLTRAVTDPMSPLAFKQERDTNFRDTVVTLLLDNSGSMRGRPITVAATCADILARTLERCGVKVEILGFTTKAWKGGQSRESWIGAGKPPTPGRLNDLRHIIYKSADAPWRRARRNLGLMMREGLLKENIDGEALLWAHDRLLGRPEQRRILMMISDGAPVDDTTLSVNPGNYLERHLRFVIEEIETRSPVELIAIGIGHDVTRYYRRAVTIVDAEELAGAMTDQLADLFDDEVQQEYQSRGRRRGGRR; encoded by the coding sequence ATGGCGCCACGTCCGGGTCATAACACTCTTCCGGGAAACAAGCCCGCTCCTTCGACTGAACCCTTCAAGCAGTCGGTCAGTGGAACCATGCGGGCGATCTCCGGCGAAGCGGAACTGGAGGTTCTGTTTTCCGGGGACCGGCCGGGTTTGAGCGGTATGACGGCGCGGCTGCCAGAGCCGTCAAGGAAAGTTACCGCCCGGGACGTTGCGGTCACACGGGGGCTTTCAGATTCCATGGCGCTGCGCATCGCATGCCACGACAAGACCGTGCATTCGAAGAACCTGCCCCAGGGATCGGAAGCCAGAGCGATTTTCGAGGCGGTCGAGCAAGCGCGGTGCGAAGCTGTCGGCGCGCGTCGCATGCAGGGTGTTGCTGAAAACCTTGCCGTTATGCTTGATGACCGGTTCAGAAAGTCCGGTGCGCCCGACATTTCCAGCCGGGAAGAAGCGCCGTTGCAGGACGCGCTGTCGCTGATCGTGCGCGAAAGGCTGACGGGCCAATTGCCGCCGGAAAGCGCCAAGAACCTCGTCGACATGTGGCGTGGGTGGGTCGAAGACAAGGCTGGTGCCGAACTTGATCTGCTTCAGTCTGAGGTCGAGGATCAGAGTTCCTTTGCCAACCGGTTCCGGGATGTTCTCAAATCGCTCGATATGGGCGACGACCTGGGTGATCAGGATCAGGACGCCGATCCGGACCAGAGTGAAGACGACGGTAACAACGAAGAATCCGAAACCGGCGAAGACGACGAAAACGACAGCGGGGAGCAGGAAGCCTCGCCGCAGGACATGGAGCTTTCCGGCGAAGAGCAGGAAGCCGGCGACACAGAAGCCGCCGACATGGATATGGAAGACATCGTCGAACAGGACATGGCGGAGGATTCCGAGGAGCCGGGTGAAAGCGACCGGCAGGACACGCCTTTTTCCAACAGGCCAGAGACTGACTACCGGGTCTTTACGCAGCAATTCGACGAGACGGTCACAGCCGAAGAGCTTTGCGACACCGCTGAACTGGATCGCTTGCGCGGCTTCCTCGACAAGCAACTGACGCATCTTCAGGGTGCTGTCGCGCGGCTTGCCAACCGGCTTCAGAGAAAACTGATGGCACAGCAGAACCGTGCCTGGGACTTTGACCTGGAAGAAGGCCTTCTCGATACCGCGCGTCTGACCAGGGCAGTCACCGACCCGATGTCGCCGCTTGCCTTCAAGCAGGAGCGCGATACGAATTTCCGCGATACCGTGGTGACACTGCTTCTCGATAACTCCGGTTCGATGCGCGGGCGGCCGATCACAGTCGCTGCGACCTGCGCTGATATCCTGGCGCGAACGCTGGAGCGGTGTGGCGTCAAAGTGGAAATCCTCGGCTTCACCACAAAAGCCTGGAAAGGTGGACAGTCGCGGGAGAGCTGGATCGGTGCTGGCAAACCGCCAACGCCCGGCCGTTTGAACGACCTGCGCCACATTATATACAAATCGGCCGACGCTCCCTGGCGCCGCGCGCGCCGTAATCTCGGCCTGATGATGCGCGAAGGCCTGTTGAAGGAAAACATCGACGGCGAAGCACTGCTATGGGCTCACGACCGCTTGCTCGGCCGTCCGGAGCAGCGCCGCATTCTGATGATGATTTCCGACGGTGCGCCGGTCGACGACACCACACTGTCCGTCAATCCGGGGAATTATCTGGAACGGCATCTGCGTTTTGTCATCGAGGAAATTGAAACACGTTCCCCGGTCGAGCTGATTGCCATCGGGATCGGCCACGATGTCACGCGCTACTACCGGCGAGCCGTGACGATCGTGGATGCGGAAGAACTGGCCGGGGCGATGACGGACCAGCTCGCAGACCTGTTCGACGACGAGGTGCAGCAAGAGTATCAAAGCCGTGGCAGACGCCGCGGCGGTCGCCGATAG
- a CDS encoding queuosine precursor transporter, whose translation MTDTRSFSAGHHAIAILAMALVVAASNYLVQFPVEHVVGGVNLADTLTWGAFTYPIAFLVTDLTNRRFGPVAARKVVISGFVLAIVVPMIFWALDEAFTTPRILIASGTAFLVAQLLDVTIFDKLRRLTWWKAPMASSLIGSIVDTLLFFGIAFSASFAFVDALFGSEDGSLAFPVPFLGIGGETEVLLWISLAAGDLIVKVLVALALLAPYRIILNAFRPVPNGSVA comes from the coding sequence ATGACGGATACGCGGAGTTTCTCTGCGGGACATCACGCCATCGCGATCCTCGCGATGGCGCTTGTCGTTGCAGCGTCCAATTACCTGGTACAGTTTCCCGTCGAGCATGTTGTCGGCGGCGTCAACCTTGCCGATACCCTGACCTGGGGCGCCTTCACCTATCCGATCGCCTTCCTGGTAACGGACCTGACCAACCGCCGGTTTGGCCCTGTTGCCGCGCGCAAGGTTGTTATTTCGGGTTTCGTCCTGGCGATTGTCGTCCCGATGATCTTCTGGGCCCTGGACGAGGCCTTTACCACTCCCCGTATCCTGATCGCCTCCGGCACCGCATTTCTCGTTGCCCAGTTGCTGGACGTTACCATCTTCGACAAGCTGCGCCGCTTGACCTGGTGGAAAGCGCCGATGGCCTCTTCGCTGATCGGCTCCATTGTCGACACACTGCTCTTTTTCGGCATCGCCTTTTCCGCGAGCTTTGCCTTTGTCGATGCCCTGTTCGGATCCGAAGACGGGTCGCTGGCCTTCCCGGTGCCCTTCCTTGGGATTGGCGGTGAAACGGAAGTTCTGCTCTGGATCTCGCTGGCGGCTGGCGATCTTATCGTCAAGGTCTTGGTGGCCCTCGCACTGCTGGCGCCCTATCGGATCATTCTGAATGCTTTCCGTCCCGTACCGAACGGATCAGTGGCATAA
- a CDS encoding esterase-like activity of phytase family protein, with protein MAMRLRQVCFSIAFAVLILLTPYAARAPAAQVQEILTDGKPVKARTRAIETFQIGHPETTFGDLTFLGGLELLASDRKVGGLSGLISLDKGKRFLAVTDNGHWVSGEIDQAEDGAPNDIRNIRFAPLLGADGKTLQARWGHDTEAVTLAGSGLYVTAEFKNAIYHYPWPLTTGKERMLGQVSLPEDVRSLPRNAGLESLEAAPEGSALHGKMIAVAESSPSDAHDFSAFIIGPDGFERFAIKRRNRFDATDAAFLPNGDLVLMERRFNLRDLIGLRLRRFDAASIRPGAVLEGDVLLEADFNYQIDNMEALAVHQTEQGETILTLLSDNNRSMLQRTVFLRFRLND; from the coding sequence ATGGCGATGCGATTGAGACAGGTGTGTTTCAGCATCGCTTTTGCCGTTCTGATTTTGCTCACACCTTATGCCGCGCGTGCTCCTGCCGCTCAGGTTCAGGAAATCCTGACGGACGGCAAGCCGGTGAAAGCACGGACCCGGGCAATTGAGACCTTTCAGATAGGTCATCCCGAGACGACGTTTGGCGACCTTACCTTCCTGGGAGGACTGGAATTGCTCGCGTCGGACCGCAAGGTGGGCGGGCTGTCCGGGTTGATCTCCCTCGACAAAGGGAAGCGTTTCCTTGCGGTGACCGACAATGGTCACTGGGTCAGCGGCGAGATCGATCAGGCCGAAGATGGCGCTCCCAACGACATCAGGAACATTCGCTTTGCGCCGCTTCTGGGTGCCGACGGCAAGACCCTGCAGGCGCGCTGGGGGCATGACACGGAAGCCGTGACACTTGCAGGTTCCGGTCTATACGTTACCGCAGAGTTCAAGAACGCAATCTATCACTATCCCTGGCCGCTCACGACGGGCAAGGAACGTATGCTGGGCCAGGTCAGCTTGCCGGAAGATGTGCGCTCCCTGCCGCGCAACGCCGGTCTTGAATCCCTCGAAGCGGCACCTGAAGGGAGCGCACTTCATGGGAAAATGATCGCCGTTGCGGAATCAAGCCCGAGCGACGCGCATGATTTTTCGGCGTTCATCATCGGGCCGGACGGGTTCGAGCGGTTCGCCATCAAACGCCGGAACCGCTTCGACGCCACGGATGCGGCGTTTCTTCCAAACGGCGACCTTGTCCTGATGGAGAGGCGCTTCAATCTGCGAGACCTGATCGGTCTGCGTTTGCGCCGCTTCGATGCTGCGTCGATCAGACCCGGTGCGGTGCTTGAGGGTGACGTCCTGCTGGAAGCGGATTTCAATTACCAGATCGACAATATGGAAGCGCTCGCGGTGCACCAGACCGAGCAGGGCGAGACAATTCTGACGCTCCTGTCGGACAACAACCGGTCCATGCTGCAGCGTACGGTATTTTTGCGTTTCCGGCTGAACGATTGA
- a CDS encoding MaoC family dehydratase, with protein sequence MSKTNRGNFFEDFEIGQVIRHATPRTVTSGDQALYTALYGSRFAVQSSDAFARAIGYAHAPADDLLTFHIVFGKTVPDISLNAVANLGYAGGRFLAPVYPGDTLSTVSEVIGKKENSNGRTGVVYVRSTGYTSKGTEVLDYVRWVMVNKRDPGSPAPEPVVPDLPAAIEPIALGTAVPLLDSANWDNDLSGSEFRFADYAIGEKIDHVDGMTVEEAEHQMATRLYQNTAKVHFNQHTESKGRFGKRLIYGGHVISLARALSFNGLGNAFHIAGINGGRHVAPLFAGDTVYAWSEVLDASEIEGRKDVGALRLRLVATKNRPCQDFPLKDGHGKYLEDVILDFDYWVLMPT encoded by the coding sequence TTGAGCAAGACAAATCGCGGTAATTTTTTCGAAGACTTCGAGATTGGTCAGGTCATCCGGCATGCAACGCCGCGCACGGTCACGAGCGGTGACCAGGCGCTCTATACAGCGCTCTACGGTTCGCGTTTCGCGGTTCAGTCCTCCGACGCGTTTGCGCGTGCCATCGGCTATGCCCACGCGCCTGCAGACGATCTGCTGACGTTTCACATCGTCTTCGGCAAAACCGTTCCCGATATTTCCCTCAATGCCGTCGCCAATCTCGGCTATGCCGGAGGCCGGTTCCTGGCGCCGGTCTATCCCGGAGACACGCTGTCGACCGTCTCGGAAGTGATCGGCAAGAAGGAAAACTCCAACGGCAGGACCGGCGTCGTCTACGTCCGCTCGACCGGCTACACCTCCAAGGGAACCGAAGTGCTGGACTATGTCCGCTGGGTGATGGTCAACAAGCGCGACCCCGGCTCGCCGGCACCGGAGCCTGTCGTTCCCGATCTCCCCGCGGCCATCGAGCCGATTGCGCTCGGGACCGCGGTTCCACTCTTGGACAGCGCAAACTGGGACAACGACCTGTCTGGCTCCGAGTTCCGTTTCGCCGATTATGCCATCGGCGAGAAGATCGACCATGTCGACGGCATGACGGTGGAAGAAGCCGAACATCAGATGGCCACCCGGCTTTACCAGAACACCGCCAAGGTTCATTTCAATCAGCACACGGAATCCAAAGGCCGGTTCGGCAAGCGACTGATTTATGGTGGCCACGTTATCTCACTCGCCAGGGCGCTCTCCTTTAACGGCCTCGGCAACGCCTTTCATATTGCAGGCATCAATGGCGGGCGGCACGTCGCTCCGCTATTTGCCGGCGATACGGTCTATGCCTGGTCGGAGGTGCTCGATGCTTCAGAGATCGAAGGACGCAAGGATGTGGGCGCTCTGAGGCTACGCCTGGTGGCCACCAAGAACCGCCCCTGTCAGGACTTCCCCCTCAAGGACGGCCACGGCAAATACCTGGAGGACGTCATTCTCGACTTCGACTACTGGGTTCTCATGCCGACTTAA
- a CDS encoding murein L,D-transpeptidase family protein, which yields MRRRSALRASALILAAGVLVGCQADEFGAGPKHLRPVSDSIKRKMTDLNMSSNSPIMIRIFKEESELEVWKQTRTGKYKKLEEFEICKWSGKLGPKFKEGDRQAPEGFYEITPALMNPNSSYHLAFNLGYPNRYDRAHGRTGSHLMVHGACSSRGCYAMTDEQVEDIYALARESFKGGQKSFQVQAFPFRMTPENMARHRDNEHLDYWKMLKTGYDHFEVTKTPPKVSVCEKKYVFDATTLVEGVPFRASAQCPDYEVHPSIATAVASKQSKDDEKFQQLASRFDARDERQQRREERNKRIAEVFGNAGDETEITTATIPSADQPASEASASALAAANSPADAQGETDATAVETAFAPQEQSSGSVTGRFLKRWVPFGSKTTEAEAGVGPITTDVVPGAKP from the coding sequence ATGCGGAGACGTTCTGCCCTCAGAGCTAGTGCGCTGATTTTGGCTGCCGGCGTTCTGGTGGGGTGCCAGGCGGACGAGTTCGGCGCCGGGCCGAAGCATCTGCGTCCCGTCAGCGACTCGATCAAGCGCAAGATGACCGATCTCAACATGAGTTCGAATTCGCCGATCATGATCCGTATCTTCAAGGAAGAATCGGAGCTGGAAGTCTGGAAGCAGACACGGACGGGCAAATACAAGAAGCTCGAGGAATTCGAAATCTGCAAGTGGTCAGGCAAACTTGGACCTAAATTCAAGGAAGGCGATCGTCAGGCACCGGAAGGTTTCTATGAAATCACACCGGCCCTGATGAACCCGAATTCAAGCTACCACCTTGCCTTCAACCTTGGTTATCCGAACAGGTACGACCGTGCCCATGGCCGCACGGGATCGCACCTGATGGTTCATGGCGCTTGCTCGTCGCGCGGCTGCTACGCCATGACCGATGAACAGGTCGAAGACATTTACGCATTGGCGCGCGAGAGCTTCAAGGGCGGTCAGAAGTCCTTCCAGGTTCAAGCCTTCCCGTTCCGCATGACACCGGAAAACATGGCGCGGCACAGGGACAATGAGCATCTCGACTACTGGAAAATGCTCAAGACCGGGTACGATCATTTTGAGGTGACGAAGACACCGCCGAAGGTGTCTGTTTGCGAAAAGAAGTATGTCTTTGACGCGACCACGCTCGTTGAAGGCGTGCCGTTCCGCGCAAGTGCCCAGTGCCCGGACTATGAGGTGCATCCGAGTATTGCCACCGCCGTGGCCTCCAAGCAAAGCAAGGACGACGAGAAGTTCCAACAGCTTGCCTCTCGTTTCGATGCGCGTGACGAACGTCAGCAACGCCGCGAAGAACGCAACAAGCGTATTGCTGAAGTCTTTGGTAACGCCGGCGACGAGACCGAAATCACGACGGCGACGATCCCGTCCGCCGACCAGCCGGCTTCCGAAGCCTCGGCAAGTGCTTTGGCAGCTGCAAACTCACCGGCAGATGCGCAGGGCGAGACCGACGCCACAGCCGTTGAAACGGCGTTTGCCCCTCAGGAACAATCAAGCGGCAGTGTGACAGGTCGCTTCCTGAAGCGTTGGGTTCCCTTCGGTTCAAAGACAACCGAGGCCGAGGCCGGTGTCGGGCCGATCACAACGGACGTTGTTCCGGGCGCCAAACCCTGA
- a CDS encoding GFA family protein — translation MGVTSGGCLCGKVRFVAEGQPYRVGLCHCMDCRKQHGALFHASAIFPESAVKIEGETRSYQGRFFCPHCGSSVFSRTDDEIEINLGSLDQTDRFKPTYELWTERREKWLPEFPLKARYARDRSSESRTED, via the coding sequence ATGGGAGTGACATCCGGCGGCTGCCTGTGCGGTAAGGTCCGGTTTGTCGCCGAGGGACAGCCTTACCGCGTCGGCCTGTGCCATTGTATGGACTGCCGCAAGCAGCACGGCGCGCTTTTTCATGCATCTGCCATTTTTCCGGAAAGCGCCGTCAAGATCGAGGGTGAGACTCGCAGCTACCAGGGGCGATTCTTTTGCCCGCACTGCGGATCATCCGTCTTTTCGCGAACGGACGATGAAATCGAAATCAATCTCGGATCGCTTGATCAAACGGATCGGTTCAAACCGACATATGAGCTTTGGACGGAACGCAGGGAGAAATGGTTGCCCGAGTTTCCACTGAAAGCCCGTTACGCCCGCGACCGGAGCTCGGAAAGCCGAACAGAGGACTAG
- the rpmB gene encoding 50S ribosomal protein L28 produces MARRCELSGKDVMTGNNVSHANNKSRRRFLPNLCNVSLLSDTLGETFKLRVSAHALRSVEHRGGLDAYLLKASDDQLSDAARKIKVSIKRKQAEAAAA; encoded by the coding sequence ATGGCACGCCGTTGCGAACTCTCCGGCAAAGATGTGATGACGGGCAACAACGTCTCGCACGCTAACAACAAGTCCCGCCGCCGGTTCCTGCCGAACCTGTGCAACGTTTCGCTGCTGAGCGACACTCTGGGCGAAACCTTCAAGCTGCGTGTCAGCGCACATGCCCTGCGCTCCGTTGAACACCGCGGTGGTTTGGATGCTTATCTTTTGAAGGCATCCGACGATCAGCTTTCCGACGCTGCCCGCAAGATCAAGGTCAGCATCAAGCGCAAGCAGGCTGAAGCCGCTGCCGCTTAA
- the iaaH gene encoding indoleacetamide hydrolase — translation MKRHLSVGLAAVAAFVANPAMASDDITNLTAIEAAEAIASQTFTSVDLVNALINKTGDDPGNVFITFDSEGALAAAAAADESTASGNDVGPLHGVPIVVKDNIASAGLPTTGGTPALKNWIPVEDAPVLARLREAGAILIGKTNLHELAFGITSNNAAFGAVANAYDPERFAGGSSGGTGAAIGARLAPAGLGTDTGGSVRIPAALNGVAGLRPTIGRYPAGGIIPISATRDTAGPIARTIADLALLDAVITGAPDDVAPVDLGAVRLGVPSGLTENLSPETERLFKAALAELEKSGVTLVDVDISAELELAGKAGFPIALWEVKRDLAAFLEAAGSGLTLEDVAAEVASPDVKFVFENLVLGDQAIPDEVYTAAVTDLRPLVQSGYAEVFAANRLDALVFPTTPLAAQAISGSDMTVSLNGEDVPTFQTFIRNTDPGSIAGIPGLSLPIGLTAAGLPVGLELDGPAFSDRHLLALGLAVEKALPKTQAPE, via the coding sequence ATGAAAAGGCACCTGTCAGTTGGTTTGGCCGCAGTTGCGGCCTTCGTCGCTAATCCCGCGATGGCCTCCGACGACATTACCAACCTCACGGCCATTGAGGCGGCCGAGGCGATCGCAAGTCAGACATTCACTTCCGTGGATCTCGTCAACGCGCTCATCAACAAGACCGGCGACGATCCGGGCAATGTCTTTATCACCTTTGACAGCGAGGGCGCCCTGGCTGCCGCAGCAGCTGCCGACGAAAGCACCGCGTCCGGCAATGATGTCGGTCCACTGCACGGCGTTCCAATCGTGGTGAAAGACAACATCGCATCGGCCGGTTTGCCGACCACAGGTGGAACGCCGGCGCTCAAAAACTGGATACCCGTCGAAGACGCACCTGTGCTGGCCAGGTTACGGGAGGCCGGCGCGATCCTGATCGGCAAGACCAACCTGCACGAACTTGCGTTTGGCATCACGTCCAACAATGCCGCGTTCGGCGCGGTCGCGAATGCCTACGATCCGGAGCGGTTTGCCGGAGGATCGAGCGGCGGGACCGGCGCAGCCATAGGCGCACGTCTGGCACCTGCGGGCCTTGGAACCGATACCGGAGGATCCGTGCGCATTCCAGCCGCGTTGAACGGCGTTGCCGGGCTCCGTCCGACGATTGGGCGATATCCGGCGGGTGGCATCATCCCGATTTCCGCAACCCGCGACACGGCAGGACCGATCGCCCGGACCATTGCCGATCTTGCGCTTCTTGACGCTGTCATCACAGGCGCACCCGATGACGTAGCACCTGTCGATCTCGGCGCGGTGCGCCTCGGCGTGCCCTCGGGTCTGACTGAAAACCTGTCGCCCGAAACGGAAAGGCTTTTCAAGGCTGCTCTGGCTGAGCTCGAAAAATCCGGGGTGACATTGGTTGATGTCGACATCAGCGCGGAACTCGAACTCGCCGGAAAAGCCGGGTTTCCGATTGCCCTTTGGGAAGTCAAACGCGACCTGGCCGCGTTCCTGGAAGCGGCCGGCAGCGGTCTTACACTGGAAGATGTTGCAGCTGAGGTTGCAAGCCCGGATGTCAAATTCGTGTTCGAAAATCTCGTGCTCGGCGATCAGGCCATTCCGGATGAGGTCTACACGGCTGCAGTGACTGATCTCAGGCCCCTTGTACAGTCGGGGTATGCTGAAGTCTTCGCCGCAAACAGGCTGGATGCCCTCGTCTTTCCGACAACACCGCTCGCCGCCCAAGCTATTTCAGGCTCGGACATGACTGTCTCGCTGAACGGGGAGGATGTGCCGACGTTCCAGACATTCATCCGCAATACAGACCCTGGCTCGATCGCGGGCATACCGGGTCTGTCATTACCGATCGGTCTGACGGCAGCGGGTCTGCCGGTCGGTCTTGAACTCGACGGGCCGGCTTTCAGTGACCGGCATCTACTCGCGCTAGGTCTGGCGGTCGAGAAGGCATTGCCAAAAACCCAGGCACCCGAATAG
- a CDS encoding DUF3108 domain-containing protein, which yields MFGLTSLGRLVVLPMLAGALLISPAQAKKNSVGGVYSISLAGFKIGRGTLSLVMQGNAYSAKVTVAPAGIGTLFSTGKGGAEASGWLVGSKVVPSKYRMASHAANLDFYVNLTQGSRNIRSMEVAPQFKPNKERIKVTNRHKRNAIDPLSAALMPVKRSKDSFGPKACSRKLPIFDGWTRFDIKLSYEGTREVSGRGYKGTVVVCKARWVPVAGHRPSKESVKYMAQADMEVWIAPMGRDNILIPYRIAIDTKNGRLLVEASKLTIDGAGSDQASR from the coding sequence GTGTTTGGTCTGACGTCACTCGGACGCCTGGTCGTCCTCCCCATGCTTGCTGGTGCGCTTTTGATTTCACCGGCACAAGCAAAGAAAAACAGCGTTGGCGGCGTTTATTCGATTTCTCTTGCCGGGTTCAAGATAGGTCGGGGAACCCTGTCGCTCGTGATGCAGGGCAACGCCTATTCGGCGAAGGTCACGGTTGCGCCAGCTGGCATCGGAACACTTTTCTCGACCGGTAAAGGTGGTGCGGAAGCGTCCGGATGGCTGGTCGGGTCCAAGGTCGTGCCTTCCAAATACCGAATGGCGTCGCACGCGGCCAACCTCGATTTTTATGTGAACCTCACGCAGGGCTCACGCAACATCCGCTCAATGGAAGTCGCGCCTCAGTTCAAACCGAACAAGGAGCGGATCAAGGTCACCAACCGCCACAAGCGCAATGCAATCGATCCGCTCAGCGCGGCGTTGATGCCTGTAAAGCGGTCAAAGGACAGCTTTGGCCCGAAGGCGTGTTCCCGGAAACTGCCTATCTTCGACGGCTGGACCCGGTTCGATATCAAGTTAAGCTACGAAGGCACCCGCGAAGTGTCCGGACGCGGATACAAGGGAACCGTCGTGGTCTGCAAAGCCCGCTGGGTCCCGGTCGCCGGACACCGTCCGTCCAAGGAGTCCGTGAAATACATGGCCCAGGCGGACATGGAAGTCTGGATCGCGCCGATGGGCCGCGACAATATTCTCATTCCCTATCGCATCGCTATCGACACGAAAAACGGACGGCTGCTCGTGGAGGCAAGCAAGCTGACGATTGACGGGGCAGGCAGCGATCAGGCGTCGCGGTAG
- a CDS encoding acetyl-CoA carboxylase carboxyltransferase subunit alpha: MHSYLEFEKPVADIEGKIQELRAIAAEDGEEVNVDGEIERLNAKSAQTLQDLYSKLTPWQKTLVARHPDRPHAVDYVAGLIEDFTPLAGDRKFAEDHALLAGIGRFRGQSVAVLAQEKGHDTESRLKHNFGMVRPEGYRKAVRIMELAERFGIPLISFVDTSGAYPGRGAEERGQSEAIARSTDVGLGLAIPSVAVVIGEGGSGGAIAIATANKVLMMEHAIYSVISPEGAASILWRDSAKAQDAATALKITAQDLKQLGVIDDIIVEPVGGAHRAREIVIDTTGKSIEAALSELSGLSAEEIRKQRRDKFIAIGRTLT, translated from the coding sequence ATGCACAGCTATCTGGAGTTCGAAAAGCCCGTTGCGGATATTGAAGGCAAGATCCAGGAACTGCGGGCGATCGCTGCAGAAGATGGTGAAGAGGTCAATGTCGATGGCGAGATTGAGCGGCTGAACGCGAAGTCCGCGCAGACGCTCCAGGACCTTTATTCCAAACTGACGCCCTGGCAAAAGACGCTTGTTGCAAGGCACCCCGACCGTCCGCATGCGGTCGATTATGTTGCAGGTCTGATTGAAGATTTTACGCCGCTTGCCGGAGACCGCAAATTTGCTGAAGACCATGCCCTTCTCGCCGGTATCGGCCGCTTTCGCGGCCAGTCGGTTGCGGTGCTCGCTCAGGAAAAGGGGCACGACACGGAATCGCGGCTGAAACACAATTTCGGCATGGTTCGCCCCGAAGGATATCGCAAGGCCGTGCGCATCATGGAACTTGCCGAACGCTTCGGGATCCCGCTGATCAGTTTCGTCGACACTTCCGGAGCTTATCCGGGCCGCGGAGCGGAAGAGCGTGGCCAGTCCGAGGCAATTGCGCGGTCAACGGATGTCGGTCTTGGCCTTGCAATACCCTCTGTTGCAGTGGTTATCGGCGAAGGCGGCTCAGGCGGGGCGATCGCGATTGCAACGGCAAACAAGGTGCTCATGATGGAGCACGCGATCTATTCCGTAATCTCACCGGAAGGGGCCGCGTCCATCTTGTGGCGGGACAGTGCAAAGGCGCAGGATGCTGCGACTGCTCTGAAAATCACGGCGCAGGATCTCAAGCAGCTCGGCGTGATTGATGACATTATTGTCGAGCCGGTCGGCGGAGCGCACCGCGCCCGTGAAATCGTGATCGACACGACCGGAAAATCGATCGAGGCGGCGCTGAGTGAACTGAGCGGCCTGAGCGCTGAAGAAATTCGCAAGCAAAGACGCGATAAATTTATCGCGATAGGCAGAACCTTGACTTAA
- a CDS encoding helix-turn-helix transcriptional regulator, which translates to MLTTLSARETNLLLAIMQDMIAVQDADELRNRIGEPLLDLLEADYFASYVWSRSDGDTSGVFLNMDASNLAAYEDHFQYCDPITPRLRLCGRATHVDQVMSRDEFLRTEFYNDFLARDGLHHGMNFHAFAGSGHLGDLRIWRGRKRDTFQQRDLGLLNAIGIAFGKALENLKEVEEKLDRADPGRRLENWTVRHGLTAREQDVLRLLCEGLRDRDIAATLGVSSTTVRSHVKAIFQKSGTTSRAALIASINGQMRMQ; encoded by the coding sequence ATGCTGACAACGCTCTCGGCAAGGGAAACGAACCTGCTGCTCGCCATCATGCAGGACATGATTGCCGTTCAGGATGCAGATGAACTCAGAAACCGGATCGGCGAACCGTTGCTTGATCTTTTGGAGGCCGATTATTTTGCGTCCTATGTCTGGTCACGCAGCGACGGCGATACATCGGGTGTCTTCCTGAACATGGACGCAAGCAATCTTGCAGCCTACGAAGATCACTTTCAGTATTGCGACCCTATCACTCCGAGACTGCGCCTGTGCGGCCGCGCAACCCATGTCGACCAGGTGATGTCCCGTGACGAATTTCTGCGTACCGAATTCTACAATGACTTTCTGGCGCGCGACGGATTGCACCATGGCATGAATTTTCACGCCTTTGCCGGATCAGGCCATCTGGGAGACCTGCGGATCTGGCGTGGCCGAAAGCGGGACACGTTCCAGCAGCGCGACCTGGGTCTTCTCAATGCGATCGGGATCGCGTTCGGCAAGGCGCTGGAAAACCTTAAAGAGGTCGAGGAAAAACTGGACCGAGCCGACCCTGGGCGGCGCCTGGAAAATTGGACAGTCCGCCACGGACTGACGGCCCGGGAACAAGACGTGCTGCGCCTTCTGTGCGAAGGCTTGCGGGACCGCGATATCGCAGCAACCCTTGGTGTCTCTTCAACGACCGTGCGCTCTCATGTGAAAGCAATTTTCCAAAAGTCCGGGACAACGAGCAGGGCGGCGCTGATCGCGAGCATCAACGGCCAGATGCGCATGCAATAA